In a genomic window of Sarcophilus harrisii chromosome 4, mSarHar1.11, whole genome shotgun sequence:
- the INKA2 gene encoding PAK4-inhibitor INKA2 isoform X1, with the protein MESKDMDSYLRRLKQELVSMKEVGDGLHDQMNSMMGALQELKLLQVQTALEQLEISEGDGPTPLCAMGPAPGFLQGPRTQPEPPRWAGIRGPARPRAGSPPRPLPLSSTKLSSCRSVPGASPAPPARTWESESPGFLQPRTEQAEPDDWTSTLMSRGRNRQPLVLGDNVFADLVGNWLDLPELDKKGGEKGDVGGGAGGPESGSRQRDLGRRFTLTANIFRKFLRSVRPDRDRLLKEKPGWMTPTATEPPVGRSKKVKKRGHFKGAGYFPFPSSGSSGQGEKPSSSCPKALEPPASGFDINTAVWV; encoded by the exons ATGGAGAGCAAGGACATGGACAGCTATCTGCGGCGCCTCAAGCAGGAGCTG gTATCCATGAAAGAGGTAGGGGATGGGCTCCATGACCAAATGAACTCCATGATGGGGGCCCTGCAAGAACTGAAGCTCCTACAGGTACAGACGGCTCTGGAGCAGCTAGAGATCTCTGAGGGCGATGGACCAACTCCTCTGTGTGCAATGGGCCCTGCCCCCGGCTTCCTGCAGGGCCCCAGGACTCAGCCTGAGCCCCCCAGGTGGGCAGGCATCAGGGGCCCGGCCAGGCCCAGGGCCGGCTCTCCCCCCAGGCCACTCCCCCTCAGCAGCACCAAGCTTTCCTCCTGCAGAAGCGTCCCCGGGGCCAGCCCAGCCCCTCCTGCCAGGACTTGGGAGTCGGAGAGCCCAGGTTTCCTTCAGCCAAGGACAGAGCAGGCTGAGCCCGACGACTGGACCTCCACCCTGATGTCTCGAGGCCGCAACCGGCAGCCGCTGGTCTTGGGGGACAACGTCTTCGCCGACCTGGTGGGCAACTGGCTGGACTTACCGGAACTGGATAagaagggtggggagaaaggcGACGTGGGTGGGGGAGCCGGGGGGCCAGAGTCCGGAAGCAGGCAGCGGGATCTGGGCCGGAGGTTCACCCTGACCGCCAACATCTTCAGGAAATTCTTGCGCAGTGTACGGCCAGACAGAGACCGGCTACTCAAGGAGAAGCCGGGCTGGATGACCCCGACGGCCACCGAGCCCCCAGTGGGACGCTCCAAGAAAGTCAAGAAACGGGGCCACTTCAAGGGAGCTGGGTACTTCCCCTTCCCCAGCAGTGGGAGCAGCGGACAGGGAGAGAAACCTTCTTCAAGCTGCCCCAAGGCCCTGGAGCCCCCAGCCTCTGGCTTTGACATCAACACAGCTGTGTGGGTCTGA
- the INKA2 gene encoding PAK4-inhibitor INKA2 isoform X2: protein MKEVGDGLHDQMNSMMGALQELKLLQVQTALEQLEISEGDGPTPLCAMGPAPGFLQGPRTQPEPPRWAGIRGPARPRAGSPPRPLPLSSTKLSSCRSVPGASPAPPARTWESESPGFLQPRTEQAEPDDWTSTLMSRGRNRQPLVLGDNVFADLVGNWLDLPELDKKGGEKGDVGGGAGGPESGSRQRDLGRRFTLTANIFRKFLRSVRPDRDRLLKEKPGWMTPTATEPPVGRSKKVKKRGHFKGAGYFPFPSSGSSGQGEKPSSSCPKALEPPASGFDINTAVWV from the coding sequence ATGAAAGAGGTAGGGGATGGGCTCCATGACCAAATGAACTCCATGATGGGGGCCCTGCAAGAACTGAAGCTCCTACAGGTACAGACGGCTCTGGAGCAGCTAGAGATCTCTGAGGGCGATGGACCAACTCCTCTGTGTGCAATGGGCCCTGCCCCCGGCTTCCTGCAGGGCCCCAGGACTCAGCCTGAGCCCCCCAGGTGGGCAGGCATCAGGGGCCCGGCCAGGCCCAGGGCCGGCTCTCCCCCCAGGCCACTCCCCCTCAGCAGCACCAAGCTTTCCTCCTGCAGAAGCGTCCCCGGGGCCAGCCCAGCCCCTCCTGCCAGGACTTGGGAGTCGGAGAGCCCAGGTTTCCTTCAGCCAAGGACAGAGCAGGCTGAGCCCGACGACTGGACCTCCACCCTGATGTCTCGAGGCCGCAACCGGCAGCCGCTGGTCTTGGGGGACAACGTCTTCGCCGACCTGGTGGGCAACTGGCTGGACTTACCGGAACTGGATAagaagggtggggagaaaggcGACGTGGGTGGGGGAGCCGGGGGGCCAGAGTCCGGAAGCAGGCAGCGGGATCTGGGCCGGAGGTTCACCCTGACCGCCAACATCTTCAGGAAATTCTTGCGCAGTGTACGGCCAGACAGAGACCGGCTACTCAAGGAGAAGCCGGGCTGGATGACCCCGACGGCCACCGAGCCCCCAGTGGGACGCTCCAAGAAAGTCAAGAAACGGGGCCACTTCAAGGGAGCTGGGTACTTCCCCTTCCCCAGCAGTGGGAGCAGCGGACAGGGAGAGAAACCTTCTTCAAGCTGCCCCAAGGCCCTGGAGCCCCCAGCCTCTGGCTTTGACATCAACACAGCTGTGTGGGTCTGA